CAATATTGCTTATGATTCTGGAGGAGGATTAAATTTTGTAAATGGTTCATCTGGTTTAGTTTTTGATGAAGAAGAGAGGTGTAGCATATATAATAACTATAGTGCCCATGGTGCTGATATTTTTAGCCAATTCGACGGAGGTACTCAAACTATATATCTTGATACATTAACAGTAACTGATTTTGACGCTTATTATGTCTCGCAATTAGTAGATTTTGTACCATGGTATAGTATGATTGGATTGTCGATAGAATATGAAAACGTCTGGATGGAGCAGGCAGATAGTGATCTATATGTAACTCCAGAAGGAGATGATACAAATAATGGTTTAAGCTGGGATGATCCATTAGAGAGTTTAACCTGGGCTATGCAGAAGATTGCTATCAACCCAGACAACCCGCATACAATACATTTAGACGAAGGCACGTATTCGGCAACTAATACAGGTGAAATAATGCCCATCCAGGTAAAAGATTGTATTTTCATAGAGGGAGTGAATCAGGAAAACACGATCATCGACGGAGAAAATCAGAGTTCCTTCCTGTTTTTAAACTGGGGAAATAATGTATTTGGATTAAAGAATATTAAATTTATTAATTCAAATGGAGAGACTAGTTCAATACACCGAAAGGCAATACAGACATATGGATCTTTTAGAGTAACATATATAATAGAAAATGTGTCCTTTAATAATAATGATCCTTATTCAGTTATTTTAGATCTGAAAACGGACAAGGAACTATACATAAATAATATAACCTTTCAGGATAATGGGATATATCATAATCCCTATTCTTTTGGTTTTAAGGTTCAAAATGATGATGAAGTAAAAACATCATATTTGAATAATATAAGAGTAGTAGATAATAATTCGGGAAATTCATCTATTAAAGGAGAAATTCCTAATCCTCCAATTTATTTTATCAGCAATTTCGTTAGCAATGGAAATAGTATCATTCATGGAGCAACGGGCTTTGATAATTGTTATTCTCTATTAGGCATCGGAACTTGTCAAAAGTGCTATCTGATCAATAGCACTTTGGCTAATAACACAGCAGAGATTCCTTCAACCAGTGCGGCAATTCAAGTAGGATATTATAGCAATTTAGAAGTTATCAATAGTATCATCTACAATAATGGAACAGAATATTCCATTAACAGTATTAATGATTTTGCTGGATATGAAGTGAATGTGCATCATTCGCTGATCGAAAATGGTGATGATGGGATAAATTCGGTATTACCATTTATTTATGACTATGAAACTAACCTTGATTGTGATCCCATGTTCACAGGGGATGAAGATCAGCCTTTGGCTTTGCATGAATATTCACCCTGCATTGATGCCGGGACAACTCAGATGCCGGAGGGCTTTATCCTGCCGGAAACTGATGCAGCAGGTAATCCGCGGATCATGGGTAATGGAATAGATATGGGCGCTTATGAATATAGTCCCTGGAATAATCCGGTTCAGCAAGAAGAGATTGAATATTCTGCTTTGAATTATTATCCTAATCCAGTGAGAATAAGTGACGGTAGGGGAGCAATGATCATCAATTATGCAGGTTTGGAGCAGGTAGAAGATTATCAGATAGGGATATATAACATCAAAGGACAAAAAGTGTGGGAATCAGAATTAAAAAGAGGTTACAGCGGCATCAGATGGGATTGCTGTAATACAGGAGGTGATAAAGTGGCAGCAGGTGTATATTTCCTGCGGCTTTCAAAAGATGGAGAATTTCTGGAGCAGGGGAAATTGACAGTGATTAAATAGAAAGAGGTTAGGACACAGATTTAGCGGATTTGACGGATTTATACGGATAAAAAGAGACGATTAATTATTTCAGAAATTGGTATCTTAATCTAAGTCAGGACTTCTGAACCGTAATCGGGATAGGAGTTCTGGACGGGTAGTGATAGTAACTGATCGCCAGAAGTCTTGTCCGGAGTACCGTTCATCCTGATGAATCGGGACTGCTTGGCTGGGGTTGGAACCATTCCAAACGCAGAAATAGGTTGACATAAAATTTCATATAAGTTATATTCTATATAAGAAAAAATATATCGGGGGAAGTTTATGAAGAAGTTAATATTTATATTACTACTTATCACAGTAACACATTTGATTGCGGTTCCAGTGGCAGAGAATGCAGCAGTGGAATGTGCGCAGAACTGGTATCTGGAAAGAACCGGTAACAATGAAGGAGTTTCGGAAATCATAGAGATCAGAGAGCAGGGAGTGATCGTGCTTTATGCCATCAACCTGGAAAGCGGATTTGTTCTGCTGGCAGCCGATGATCTGGCAATACCGGTTTTTGGTTACAGCAATGAAGGTCTTTATGATGCGAATAATCTGCCACCACAGATGGAAGATATGCTTAACTGGCAGAAGCTGGAGGTTTTTGATGGGATCAGCAGGAATGAAACACCATCTGAGGAGATAGTATTTGCCTGGGAACATTTGAGAGCGGAAGAATTCATGCCTGAGCGTGATTTAAGGGATGTTACCCCACTTTTGAGTACTACCTGGAATCAGGGTGCATATTATAATGAATTGTGCCCGGAAGATAATGATGGACCTAATGGTAACGTGTGGGCAGGTTGTGTGGCAACTGCCATGGCACAGGTAATGAAATACTGGAACTATCCTGAAATGGGAACAGGATCGCACAGTTATTATCATTATCTTTATGGTACACAATCAGCAAATTTTGGAACAACCACCTATAATTGGGCAAGTATGCCTAATTCAGTGAATAATTATAATACTTCAGTAGCTACTCTGTTCTATCATCTGGGAGTTTCAGTGGATATGGATTATGGTATAGATGGTTCTGGTGCCTATAGTGATGATGCAATTGATGCCTTAACGGGTTATTTCCAGTATGATTCCGGGGCTCAATTGCTTTGGAAAAGTGATTATCCTGTTACTACCTGGAATACGATGCTGCGAACGGAGCTTGATAATGGCAGACCTTTATATTATCGGGGACAAAATCCCAGCAGTGGACACGCATTTAATATTGATGGCTATCAGGGTACCGACTATTTTCATTTGAATTGGGGCTGGAGCGGAAGTTATAATGGCTACTTTTATCTGGATGATATGACACCCGGTAGTCATAATTATAATGATCAACAGGCAGCTATTTTTAATCTTGAGCCGATTTTGGATCCTGAAATAACGGTGACATCTCCTAATGGTGGAGAAAGTTATTATCGGGGTGATACTATTGATCTAACCTGGACATCGCAGGATATCAGTGATAATGTTGAAATTATTCTTTATGATGGTACTAATATTGATATGGTGATCAGTAGCATGACTCTTGATGATGGTAACTATAACTGGACAATACCAGTCGATCAATCAATCGGCAGTAATTATCGGATCAAAGTGAGGGATCATGTTGATCAAACTGTATATGATTATAGTGATTCATATTTCAGCATCAATATGCCCATAGCTGAGGAACTGGAGGATGTAGTTATCACAGTAAGTGGGGCAGATGTAAATGAGGGAGATGATTTTGCGATCAATGTATCCACTTCAGAACTTGATGAGACCTGGAGCTTGATCTCTTATCAATTTACGTTTTATTATGATGCTGCTCTGATGAGCTATGAAGACTATACAGCAGGAGATTTCATGGGAAATATTTTAGCCTATGAAAGTACACCGGGAGAAATTACAGTTGCCTATGCTAATGCCATGCCCATCAGTGGGGCAGGAAATCTGGTAATCCTTAATTTTAATGCCGTGGCAGAAGGGACATCCAGCCTGGATATTAGTAATTTCAGATATAATACTTATGATATCATCAATATTATCCCTGGAGAAGTGAATATAACAGTATATAGCCCTTTCCAGGAAGTAGTGATCACTGCCGGATCAGGTAACGTAACTGTAGGAAATACTTTAGAGATCCCTGTCAGCACAACTATGATGACAAGTGATATGGGAGCTATTTCCTTCCAGTTTGACATTGATTTTGATCCCGCATTATTATCATTTACTTCATTTTCATTAGGTGATGTACCATCTCCAGGAAACTTCATTGCTAATGAAGCATCTCCTGGCGTGATATCAGTTGCCTATGCAAATGTAATGCCAATTACGGGCGAAGGTGTTCTTTGTAATCTTGTATTTACAGGTGAAGCAGAAGGAACTTCTGCTCTTGATCTTAATGAATTCAAGTATAATTCCACTTATCTATCTAATTTAGTAGATGGTAGTGTGAACGTCGTGGAATATAATCCTTATGAAGATGTAGTAATCACTGCCGGAACAGCTAATGCAGCAATCGGCAATTCTGTCGAGATCCCTGTGAGTACTACAGAATTAATTAGTGATATGGGAGCTATCTCATTCCAGTTCAATCTGGCTTTTGATAATAGTTTACTTACTTTTGACAGTTTTTCATTAGGTGAAGTTCCTAATCCAGGTAACCTGATCGCTAATGAATCTTCTCCTGGTGTGATCTCAGTTGCTTATGCAAATGTGATGCCAATTACAGGTGAAGGTAATCTCTGTTACCTTACATTTACTGCTGATGCAGCAGGAACCAGTGACCTGGTACTTGACCAGTTCAAATATAATTCTACTTATCTGAGCAATCTGGTTGATGGAAGTATCATGATCTCTGCAGTTCAATATCCGGATTGGTCGATCAATCCTCCAGACTATGAATATAGTGGTTCAATTTGGGGTATTGTACTCCTGGATGATGTGGAAGTTGATATAACCAGTGGAATGCTGGGCTGCTTTGTGGGTGATGAATGCCGTGGTATGGCCAGTTTTGAAAATGGCTCAATCATTGACTACACCGATCCTTTTGGTCATATAATTTTCCTGCCAGAGGTTTATAGTAATGTAACCGAAGGCGAAACTCTTGATTTCTTATACTTTGATGCTATCACACAAGAAGTATATCCAATAGCAGAATCTCTTGATTTTGAAGCAAACTCGACAACTGGCGATGGCTTTAATCCTTTTGAATTTCATGCTTCCACCATTTCGACAGTAGATATCAGTAAGAATATGGTTCCCGGCTGGAACTGGTTCTCATTGAATGTAACCGGTGAAGATATGACAGCAAATGGAGTTCTCATATCAATTGGTGAAAACGCTTCTAATATTAAGAGTCAGACCCAGAGTGCCATTTATTATCCTGGCATGGGTTGGTATGGTTCATTGACAGCAATGAATAATCTTACTTTCTACAAGCTGGAAGTTGAAACTGCTGCTACTTTTGAATATACCGGTGTGCCGGTAGATCTGGCTGCTACAACTTATGATCTGACTGCTGGCTGGAACTGGATCTCTTATGCACCACAGGAACCAGAAGATATTAATTATGCTTTGGCAACAGTGGAAAATGGAACCAATATTAAAAGTCAGACTCAGAGTGCCATTTATTATACTGGTATGGGTTGGTATGGTTCACTAACCGTCTTGAATCCCGTTGGTGGATACATGCTGCAAATGACTGCTCCAGAACAATTAAACTATCCTGCTCCAGAGGCTATAAGAAATAATGAAATTGGGGTAATTATTGAAGATGTGTTAACTCAACGTGATCCTCAGTGGTATTTTGATTATCATCAATTTGAATATAGTGGATTTATCTGGGGTCAGGTTTTAGTTGATGATGTTTTATGCGATGATGTGAATGATATGATAGGGGCATTTGTTGGAGAAGAATGCAGGGGTATTGCCCAGCAGAGTGATAACAGCGTGCAGAATTATACTATACCTTTTGGATACGTAGCCTTTATGCCGATGGTATATAGCGATAATACAGCCGGAGATGAGCTAACATTCAAGTATTATGATGCCAGCGAAGATATGGAGTGGGATGTGGAAAACACCGTGGAATTTGCTGCTAATATGGTGGTTGGAAACGGAAATGAACCTTACGTGTTCACCGTAAATACAAATTCCAATGGGGAAGATGAGATCACGCCAACTCAGATAACCAGTTGCTATCCTAATCCCTTTAACCCGGAAGTTACTATTTCCTTCTATCTGCAGCAGAATGACAGTGCTGATCTGAGTATTTATAACCTGAGGGGACAGAAAGTGGCAACCCTATACAGCGGTGTACTGTCTGACGGTGATCATGCATATATCTGGGATGGGAAAAATG
This window of the Candidatus Stygibacter australis genome carries:
- a CDS encoding C10 family peptidase, with protein sequence MKKLIFILLLITVTHLIAVPVAENAAVECAQNWYLERTGNNEGVSEIIEIREQGVIVLYAINLESGFVLLAADDLAIPVFGYSNEGLYDANNLPPQMEDMLNWQKLEVFDGISRNETPSEEIVFAWEHLRAEEFMPERDLRDVTPLLSTTWNQGAYYNELCPEDNDGPNGNVWAGCVATAMAQVMKYWNYPEMGTGSHSYYHYLYGTQSANFGTTTYNWASMPNSVNNYNTSVATLFYHLGVSVDMDYGIDGSGAYSDDAIDALTGYFQYDSGAQLLWKSDYPVTTWNTMLRTELDNGRPLYYRGQNPSSGHAFNIDGYQGTDYFHLNWGWSGSYNGYFYLDDMTPGSHNYNDQQAAIFNLEPILDPEITVTSPNGGESYYRGDTIDLTWTSQDISDNVEIILYDGTNIDMVISSMTLDDGNYNWTIPVDQSIGSNYRIKVRDHVDQTVYDYSDSYFSINMPIAEELEDVVITVSGADVNEGDDFAINVSTSELDETWSLISYQFTFYYDAALMSYEDYTAGDFMGNILAYESTPGEITVAYANAMPISGAGNLVILNFNAVAEGTSSLDISNFRYNTYDIINIIPGEVNITVYSPFQEVVITAGSGNVTVGNTLEIPVSTTMMTSDMGAISFQFDIDFDPALLSFTSFSLGDVPSPGNFIANEASPGVISVAYANVMPITGEGVLCNLVFTGEAEGTSALDLNEFKYNSTYLSNLVDGSVNVVEYNPYEDVVITAGTANAAIGNSVEIPVSTTELISDMGAISFQFNLAFDNSLLTFDSFSLGEVPNPGNLIANESSPGVISVAYANVMPITGEGNLCYLTFTADAAGTSDLVLDQFKYNSTYLSNLVDGSIMISAVQYPDWSINPPDYEYSGSIWGIVLLDDVEVDITSGMLGCFVGDECRGMASFENGSIIDYTDPFGHIIFLPEVYSNVTEGETLDFLYFDAITQEVYPIAESLDFEANSTTGDGFNPFEFHASTISTVDISKNMVPGWNWFSLNVTGEDMTANGVLISIGENASNIKSQTQSAIYYPGMGWYGSLTAMNNLTFYKLEVETAATFEYTGVPVDLAATTYDLTAGWNWISYAPQEPEDINYALATVENGTNIKSQTQSAIYYTGMGWYGSLTVLNPVGGYMLQMTAPEQLNYPAPEAIRNNEIGVIIEDVLTQRDPQWYFDYHQFEYSGFIWGQVLVDDVLCDDVNDMIGAFVGEECRGIAQQSDNSVQNYTIPFGYVAFMPMVYSDNTAGDELTFKYYDASEDMEWDVENTVEFAANMVVGNGNEPYVFTVNTNSNGEDEITPTQITSCYPNPFNPEVTISFYLQQNDSADLSIYNLRGQKVATLYSGVLSDGDHAYIWDGKNDKGIEQANGVYFYRLQTGGEYHSGKMLMLK
- a CDS encoding choice-of-anchor Q domain-containing protein; protein product: MKSYIIVFILLLYSCVICCDLLEVDIEGNYDYTSIQSAIEEAEDGDEILVYPGTYYENVDFTGKQIEIYSLFATTGERHYIRETIINGNQTGSCIKAISAEAEGTSVIGFTLINGRGTYYNTTPRRCGGGIYVYTSNLSILSCVISENIAEFGGGISVGLDSNVLLSDTSINNNIAYDSGGGLNFVNGSSGLVFDEEERCSIYNNYSAHGADIFSQFDGGTQTIYLDTLTVTDFDAYYVSQLVDFVPWYSMIGLSIEYENVWMEQADSDLYVTPEGDDTNNGLSWDDPLESLTWAMQKIAINPDNPHTIHLDEGTYSATNTGEIMPIQVKDCIFIEGVNQENTIIDGENQSSFLFLNWGNNVFGLKNIKFINSNGETSSIHRKAIQTYGSFRVTYIIENVSFNNNDPYSVILDLKTDKELYINNITFQDNGIYHNPYSFGFKVQNDDEVKTSYLNNIRVVDNNSGNSSIKGEIPNPPIYFISNFVSNGNSIIHGATGFDNCYSLLGIGTCQKCYLINSTLANNTAEIPSTSAAIQVGYYSNLEVINSIIYNNGTEYSINSINDFAGYEVNVHHSLIENGDDGINSVLPFIYDYETNLDCDPMFTGDEDQPLALHEYSPCIDAGTTQMPEGFILPETDAAGNPRIMGNGIDMGAYEYSPWNNPVQQEEIEYSALNYYPNPVRISDGRGAMIINYAGLEQVEDYQIGIYNIKGQKVWESELKRGYSGIRWDCCNTGGDKVAAGVYFLRLSKDGEFLEQGKLTVIK